GGGGACTGGAGAAGAAGCAACCTTTTCTTACCAGCAATTACAAAACCTGTTGGAACTTGCTACGAAAGGTCTGCAGGAGATAATTGAAAAACAGAAAGAAGTCCTTGGTGAACTTGCAAGTAAAGTTGGCGAAACAAAGAGTGGACATGCAGCAGGTGAGAAACAATGAAGGAAATCATAATTGCTACTAAAAATAAAGGAAAGGCTAAAGAATTTATCGACTTCTTTCTAGAATACGATATAAAGGCGTTATCGTTATTGGATTTACCTGGAAATATTCCTGATGTAGAGGAAACGGGAACAACGTTTGAGGAAAACGCAACGCTAAAGGCAGAACAAATTTCAGAGTTATTGCAAGTTCCTGTCCTTTCTGATGACTCGGGGTTAGAAATCGATGCTTTAAACGGAGAGCCAGGAGTCTATTCAGCAAGATATGCTGGTGAGGAAAAAAATGATCAGGCAAACGTTGCAAAGGCATTGAATAACCTTGAAGATGTGCCTATGGAAAAGCGCACCGCA
This Virgibacillus phasianinus DNA region includes the following protein-coding sequences:
- a CDS encoding XTP/dITP diphosphatase, with product MKEIIIATKNKGKAKEFIDFFLEYDIKALSLLDLPGNIPDVEETGTTFEENATLKAEQISELLQVPVLSDDSGLEIDALNGEPGVYSARYAGEEKNDQANVAKALNNLEDVPMEKRTARFVCVLAVAAPGEKTTLHRGTCEGTIATKPRGNNGFGYDPIFIPQQSTKTMAELLPQEKSDISHRANAIMQLDEWIKTL